The following proteins come from a genomic window of Trifolium pratense cultivar HEN17-A07 linkage group LG4, ARS_RC_1.1, whole genome shotgun sequence:
- the LOC123923852 gene encoding putative disease resistance protein RGA4 isoform X1, with protein sequence MADLIVSTVNRSIIGSFRIIGRIYGVDLEKFKNDVESIKAMLHDAEDNQEKDEHIRNWIRAVKDHVLHPADNLLDEFLIEDMRYKMETHKSNAIQVYHSSFRNQIVFRSKMVSKIGRIQKKINELRIFPMVYRVRARNHAVVEQMKHPDLAKKDVVVEQNISETREACSFVFKSLDTIGREDDKKKIISLLKQPHGDQHDSVIAIVGIGGIGKTTLAQLVYNDGEVTKFFEKNMWVCVSDNFNVKTIVKKMLESLINSKIDDKLSADNLHNMLRDNLTGKRYLLVLDDVSNESFEKWAQLRTYLMCGAKDSKIVVTTRSINVATTMGVSVPYILKGLTIDESWNLLKNIITNGDETEGVNQTLELIGKKIAEMCKGVPLAIRTTGVLLQGKNEEKEWFLILHDDMLNIHEDNIMSVLKLSYKNLSPQLKLCFAYCSLYPKGWQIEKDELIQLWMAQGYLEFSGEHDSMEDIGNQFVMTFLKKLFFEDAKMDDDGHVYSFKMHDLMHDLAMYAADGDCCYLDSETKGLVRSPVHVSLKPKAVHLLDSLDRSRLRTLILLSSDEEEELKRDELFVISNFKYLRVLKLSYSCLSMLSESIGKLKHLRYLNLSRCTGLGSLFKSISIIVLLQTLILMPDEKVEFSTMAISKLINLRHLQISDWEASKVKNPDGFEKLSMQLYKGLISLPRLYKGMNFSNWLFPLSNIVEISLFLCGSFRYLPPLESHRFLKSLHISHLEELEYIYYEEALPVTFFPSLESLTIWFCGKLKGWWRVLDDFNHPNSSRHISLPPFPRLSQLSIIGCQMLTQMPTFPNLESRLELFDSSGETLEATLNMVASECPNDSPPLSMLKSLHIDGMGLDLEKVPKDWIQNLTSLQHLQINWFSCEIFQEISVWFKDNHNCLPSLQKLAFHNCEDLEALPDWICNLSSLMHLSMYDCINLASLPEGMLCLSNLQTLEIIGCPILIEECETQTSKVSTRIAHIPKIILK encoded by the exons ATGGCTGATTTGATTGTATCCACCGTTAACAG GTCGATTATCGGATCCTTTCGTATAATTGGACGGATTTATGGTGTTGATTTGGAAAAGTTTAAGAATGACGTTGAATCCATCAAAGCTATGCTCCATGATGCCGAAGACAACCAAGAAAAAGATGAGCATATACGAAATTGGATAAGAGCAGTCAAAGATCATGTACTTCATCCTGCTGATAACTTGCTTGATGAATTTCTTATTGAGGATATGAGATACAAAATGGAAACTCATAAGAGCAATGCGATACAGGTTTATCATTCCTCATTTCGAAACCAAATTGTTTTTCGCAGTAAAATGGTTAGTAAGATTGGAAGaatacaaaagaaaattaatgagCTCCGGATATTTCCGATGGTGTATCGTGTTCGAGCTAGAAATCATGCGGTGGTTGAACAAATGAAGCATCCTGATCTAGCTAAAAAGGATGTGGTGGTTGAACAAAATATAAGCGAAACGAGGGAAGCTTGTTCTTTCGTGTTCAAATCATTAGATACCATTGGAAGAGAAGATGATAAAAAGAAGATTATAAGCTTGTTGAAGCAACCACATGGAGATCAACATGACTCTGTGATTGCTATTGTTGGGATTGGTGGTATCGGAAAGACAACTCTTGCTCAGTTGGTATACAATGATGGTGAAGTAACTAAGTTTTTTGAAAAGAATATGTGGGTATGTGTCTCTGATAACTTCAATGTCAAAACTATTGTGAAGAAAATGTTGGAGTCATTAATCAATAGCAAAATTGATGATAAGTTATCAGCGGACAACTTGCATAATATGCTTCGTGATAATTTAACTGGTAAGAGATACTTGTTAGTCCTAGATGACGTTTCGAATGAGAGTTTTGAAAAATGGGCTCAATTGAGGACTTATTTGATGTGTGGTGCTAAAGACAGTAAGATTGTAGTGACAACTCGTAGTATAAATGTGGCAACAACAATGGGTGTAAGTGTGCCCTACATTTTGAAGGGTTTGACTATCGATGAATCTTGGAATCTGTTGAAGAACATCATTACAAATGGAGATGAGACCGAAGGAGtgaatcaaactcttgaattaattGGCAAGAAGATAGCAGAAATGTGCAAAGGTGTTCCACTAGCAATAAGAACAACGGGAGTCCTACTACAAggtaaaaatgaagaaaaggaaTGGTTTCTTATTCTACATGATGACATGTTGAATATACATGAAGATAACATCATGTCAGTGTTGAAACTGAGTTACAAAAATTtatcgccacaattgaaactaTGTTTTGCTTACTGCTCTTTATATCCTAAGGGTTGGCAAATAGAGAAGGATGAGTTGATTCAATTGTGGATGGCACAAGGTTATCTCGAATTTTCAGGTGAACATGATTCCATGGAAGACATCGGCAACCAATTCGTGATGACTTTCTTGAAGAAGTTATTTTTTGAAGACGCAAAAATGGATGATGATGGTCATGTTTATAGTTTCAAAATGCATGATTTAATGCATGATCTCGCAATGTACGCAGCCGATGGTGATTGTTGTTATTTGGATAGTGAGACAAAAGGACTTGTAAGAAGTCCTGTGCATGTATCATTGAAACCCAAAGCAGTTCACTTGTTGGACTCATTAGATAGAAGCAGGCTACGGACTTTGATTTTGCTGTCTTCTGACGAGGAGGAAGAATTGAAAAGGGATGAATTGTTtgttatttcaaatttcaaatacttGCGTGTCTTGAAGCTTTCATATTCATGTTTAAGCATGTTGTCTGAGTCAATTGGAAAATTGAAACATTTAAGATATCTTAACTTATCTCGCTGTACAGGATTGGGGAGTCTTTTCAAATCCATTAGTATTATTGTCTTGTTACAAACACTAATATTGATGCCGGatgaaaaagttgaattttctACAATGGCTATCTCAAAACTAATCAATTTAAGACACCTTCAGATCTCTGATTGGGAAGCCTCTAAAGTTAAGAATCCAGATGGATTTGAAAAGTTGAGCATGCAGCTATACAAAGGTCTGATTTCTCTCCCACGGCTGTACAAGGGTATGAATTTTTCCAACTGGCTTTTTCCACTCTCAAATATTGTCgaaatttctttgtttttgtgtgGAAGTTTTCGGTATCTCCCGCCATTGGAAAGTCACCGATTCCTTAAGTCACTTCATATAAGTCACCTTGAAGAACTAGAGTACATATATTATGAAGAGGCTCTTCCTGTAACATTCTTTCCATCTTTGGAGAGCCTCACTATTTGGTTTTGTGGAAAGTTAAAGGGATGGTGGAGGGTGTTAGATGATTTTAATCATCCTAACTCTTCACGTCATATCTCTCTGCCTCCCTTTCCCCGTCTTTCTCAATTATCAATCATAGGATGTCAGATGTTGACTCAAATGCCTACGTTTCCAAACCTCGAGAGCAGGTTGGAATTGTTTGATAGTAGTGGGGAAACATTGGAAGCAACACTAAACATGGTAGCATCAGAATGTCCGAATGACTCCCCTCCTCTTTCCATGCTCAAATCCTTGCACATTGATGGAATGGGTTTGGATTTGGAAAAAGTCCCGAAGGATTGGATACAAAATCTTACTTCTCTCCAGCATCTTCAAATTAATTGGTTTAGTTGTGAAATATTTCAAGAAATCAGTGTTTGGTTTAAGGACAACCACAACTGCCTTCCTTCCCTGCAAAAACTTGCCTTTCATAATTGTGAAGACCTAGAGGCTTTGCCAGATTGGATATGCAACCTCTCATCACTTATGCATCTCTCGATGTATGATTGCATAAATTTGGCATCACTGCCTGAAGGAATGCTTTGTCTTAGCAACTTACAGACCTTGGAAATCATCGGTTGCCCCATCTTAATTGAAGAATGCGAGACACAAACAAGTAAAGTTTCAACCAGAATAGCTCAcataccaaaaataattttgaagtGA
- the LOC123923852 gene encoding putative disease resistance protein RGA4 isoform X2, whose protein sequence is MADLIVSTVNRSIIGSFRIIGRIYGVDLEKFKNDVESIKAMLHDAEDNQEKDEHIRNWIRAVKDHVLHPADNLLDEFLIEDMRYKMETHKSNAIQVYHSSFRNQIVFRSKMVSKIGRIQKKINELRIFPMKHPDLAKKDVVVEQNISETREACSFVFKSLDTIGREDDKKKIISLLKQPHGDQHDSVIAIVGIGGIGKTTLAQLVYNDGEVTKFFEKNMWVCVSDNFNVKTIVKKMLESLINSKIDDKLSADNLHNMLRDNLTGKRYLLVLDDVSNESFEKWAQLRTYLMCGAKDSKIVVTTRSINVATTMGVSVPYILKGLTIDESWNLLKNIITNGDETEGVNQTLELIGKKIAEMCKGVPLAIRTTGVLLQGKNEEKEWFLILHDDMLNIHEDNIMSVLKLSYKNLSPQLKLCFAYCSLYPKGWQIEKDELIQLWMAQGYLEFSGEHDSMEDIGNQFVMTFLKKLFFEDAKMDDDGHVYSFKMHDLMHDLAMYAADGDCCYLDSETKGLVRSPVHVSLKPKAVHLLDSLDRSRLRTLILLSSDEEEELKRDELFVISNFKYLRVLKLSYSCLSMLSESIGKLKHLRYLNLSRCTGLGSLFKSISIIVLLQTLILMPDEKVEFSTMAISKLINLRHLQISDWEASKVKNPDGFEKLSMQLYKGLISLPRLYKGMNFSNWLFPLSNIVEISLFLCGSFRYLPPLESHRFLKSLHISHLEELEYIYYEEALPVTFFPSLESLTIWFCGKLKGWWRVLDDFNHPNSSRHISLPPFPRLSQLSIIGCQMLTQMPTFPNLESRLELFDSSGETLEATLNMVASECPNDSPPLSMLKSLHIDGMGLDLEKVPKDWIQNLTSLQHLQINWFSCEIFQEISVWFKDNHNCLPSLQKLAFHNCEDLEALPDWICNLSSLMHLSMYDCINLASLPEGMLCLSNLQTLEIIGCPILIEECETQTSKVSTRIAHIPKIILK, encoded by the exons ATGGCTGATTTGATTGTATCCACCGTTAACAG GTCGATTATCGGATCCTTTCGTATAATTGGACGGATTTATGGTGTTGATTTGGAAAAGTTTAAGAATGACGTTGAATCCATCAAAGCTATGCTCCATGATGCCGAAGACAACCAAGAAAAAGATGAGCATATACGAAATTGGATAAGAGCAGTCAAAGATCATGTACTTCATCCTGCTGATAACTTGCTTGATGAATTTCTTATTGAGGATATGAGATACAAAATGGAAACTCATAAGAGCAATGCGATACAGGTTTATCATTCCTCATTTCGAAACCAAATTGTTTTTCGCAGTAAAATGGTTAGTAAGATTGGAAGaatacaaaagaaaattaatgagCTCCGGATATTTCCGATG AAGCATCCTGATCTAGCTAAAAAGGATGTGGTGGTTGAACAAAATATAAGCGAAACGAGGGAAGCTTGTTCTTTCGTGTTCAAATCATTAGATACCATTGGAAGAGAAGATGATAAAAAGAAGATTATAAGCTTGTTGAAGCAACCACATGGAGATCAACATGACTCTGTGATTGCTATTGTTGGGATTGGTGGTATCGGAAAGACAACTCTTGCTCAGTTGGTATACAATGATGGTGAAGTAACTAAGTTTTTTGAAAAGAATATGTGGGTATGTGTCTCTGATAACTTCAATGTCAAAACTATTGTGAAGAAAATGTTGGAGTCATTAATCAATAGCAAAATTGATGATAAGTTATCAGCGGACAACTTGCATAATATGCTTCGTGATAATTTAACTGGTAAGAGATACTTGTTAGTCCTAGATGACGTTTCGAATGAGAGTTTTGAAAAATGGGCTCAATTGAGGACTTATTTGATGTGTGGTGCTAAAGACAGTAAGATTGTAGTGACAACTCGTAGTATAAATGTGGCAACAACAATGGGTGTAAGTGTGCCCTACATTTTGAAGGGTTTGACTATCGATGAATCTTGGAATCTGTTGAAGAACATCATTACAAATGGAGATGAGACCGAAGGAGtgaatcaaactcttgaattaattGGCAAGAAGATAGCAGAAATGTGCAAAGGTGTTCCACTAGCAATAAGAACAACGGGAGTCCTACTACAAggtaaaaatgaagaaaaggaaTGGTTTCTTATTCTACATGATGACATGTTGAATATACATGAAGATAACATCATGTCAGTGTTGAAACTGAGTTACAAAAATTtatcgccacaattgaaactaTGTTTTGCTTACTGCTCTTTATATCCTAAGGGTTGGCAAATAGAGAAGGATGAGTTGATTCAATTGTGGATGGCACAAGGTTATCTCGAATTTTCAGGTGAACATGATTCCATGGAAGACATCGGCAACCAATTCGTGATGACTTTCTTGAAGAAGTTATTTTTTGAAGACGCAAAAATGGATGATGATGGTCATGTTTATAGTTTCAAAATGCATGATTTAATGCATGATCTCGCAATGTACGCAGCCGATGGTGATTGTTGTTATTTGGATAGTGAGACAAAAGGACTTGTAAGAAGTCCTGTGCATGTATCATTGAAACCCAAAGCAGTTCACTTGTTGGACTCATTAGATAGAAGCAGGCTACGGACTTTGATTTTGCTGTCTTCTGACGAGGAGGAAGAATTGAAAAGGGATGAATTGTTtgttatttcaaatttcaaatacttGCGTGTCTTGAAGCTTTCATATTCATGTTTAAGCATGTTGTCTGAGTCAATTGGAAAATTGAAACATTTAAGATATCTTAACTTATCTCGCTGTACAGGATTGGGGAGTCTTTTCAAATCCATTAGTATTATTGTCTTGTTACAAACACTAATATTGATGCCGGatgaaaaagttgaattttctACAATGGCTATCTCAAAACTAATCAATTTAAGACACCTTCAGATCTCTGATTGGGAAGCCTCTAAAGTTAAGAATCCAGATGGATTTGAAAAGTTGAGCATGCAGCTATACAAAGGTCTGATTTCTCTCCCACGGCTGTACAAGGGTATGAATTTTTCCAACTGGCTTTTTCCACTCTCAAATATTGTCgaaatttctttgtttttgtgtgGAAGTTTTCGGTATCTCCCGCCATTGGAAAGTCACCGATTCCTTAAGTCACTTCATATAAGTCACCTTGAAGAACTAGAGTACATATATTATGAAGAGGCTCTTCCTGTAACATTCTTTCCATCTTTGGAGAGCCTCACTATTTGGTTTTGTGGAAAGTTAAAGGGATGGTGGAGGGTGTTAGATGATTTTAATCATCCTAACTCTTCACGTCATATCTCTCTGCCTCCCTTTCCCCGTCTTTCTCAATTATCAATCATAGGATGTCAGATGTTGACTCAAATGCCTACGTTTCCAAACCTCGAGAGCAGGTTGGAATTGTTTGATAGTAGTGGGGAAACATTGGAAGCAACACTAAACATGGTAGCATCAGAATGTCCGAATGACTCCCCTCCTCTTTCCATGCTCAAATCCTTGCACATTGATGGAATGGGTTTGGATTTGGAAAAAGTCCCGAAGGATTGGATACAAAATCTTACTTCTCTCCAGCATCTTCAAATTAATTGGTTTAGTTGTGAAATATTTCAAGAAATCAGTGTTTGGTTTAAGGACAACCACAACTGCCTTCCTTCCCTGCAAAAACTTGCCTTTCATAATTGTGAAGACCTAGAGGCTTTGCCAGATTGGATATGCAACCTCTCATCACTTATGCATCTCTCGATGTATGATTGCATAAATTTGGCATCACTGCCTGAAGGAATGCTTTGTCTTAGCAACTTACAGACCTTGGAAATCATCGGTTGCCCCATCTTAATTGAAGAATGCGAGACACAAACAAGTAAAGTTTCAACCAGAATAGCTCAcataccaaaaataattttgaagtGA